One stretch of Cyanobium sp. Tous-M-B4 DNA includes these proteins:
- a CDS encoding triacylglycerol lipase translates to MHGLLDSPAVFNALKRCLGDKRQPLLIPELPLRFGLTPVPEAAELLGCHIEAAFGLEQPIDLLGFSIGGVIARTWIQLLGGQRRTRRFISVGSPQQGTLTAQPWPGRLLAGIADLKSGSPLLTKLNGNLEALAGIDCCSFYSAIDLAVLPGWRAVLPVGRTQMLPVWAHPQLLRAPKSVHLLAQELLRP, encoded by the coding sequence GTGCACGGGCTGCTCGACAGCCCCGCGGTTTTCAATGCGCTTAAGCGCTGCCTGGGGGACAAGCGCCAACCGCTGTTAATCCCCGAGCTACCGCTGCGGTTTGGCCTCACCCCCGTCCCCGAGGCGGCCGAACTACTCGGTTGTCATATCGAAGCGGCCTTCGGGCTGGAGCAACCCATTGATCTGCTGGGCTTTTCGATCGGCGGCGTAATCGCCCGCACCTGGATCCAGCTGCTGGGCGGCCAACGACGCACCAGGCGCTTCATCAGCGTGGGGAGTCCCCAGCAAGGCACCCTCACCGCCCAACCCTGGCCGGGCCGCCTGCTGGCGGGAATCGCCGACCTCAAATCGGGCAGCCCCCTGCTCACCAAGCTCAACGGCAACCTCGAAGCCCTGGCCGGGATCGACTGCTGCAGCTTTTATTCGGCCATCGACCTAGCCGTGCTGCCCGGCTGGCGGGCCGTGCTGCCTGTGGGCCGCACCCAGATGCTGCCGGTGTGGGCCCATCCCCAGCTGCTGCGCGCTCCCAAATCGGTGCACTTACTGGCCCAGGAACTGCTGCGGCCCTGA
- a CDS encoding sigma-70 family RNA polymerase sigma factor: MSDCLGDYLKAIGRIPLLREEEELELGRMIRQWRDDNNLPRAKQQGGRRAFERMVNGNLRLVVSIVKQYKRRIQGNATDMMDLIQAGNLGLIRAVEKYDPARGYRFSTYGYWWIKQAVSRFMQDHGHAIRVPHSLTMQASKATRQKEIKSCCQDAEGLVKPDTLQDKIVARVRLLNFYNKMVSLDQCFSGGETGELSLKDLIPGPNENEINDDYQWIHQYLIQLSHEELEVLMHRFFGEKRISLLDISKSMGKTKHRIQGVERRALKKLRAVIEPAVNPK; the protein is encoded by the coding sequence ATGTCGGATTGTCTCGGTGATTACCTCAAAGCCATAGGTCGTATTCCGCTGCTGAGGGAGGAAGAAGAGCTGGAGCTAGGCAGAATGATTAGACAATGGCGAGATGATAACAACTTGCCAAGAGCAAAACAGCAAGGTGGACGTCGAGCATTCGAGCGCATGGTGAATGGAAATCTAAGACTAGTCGTCAGCATTGTAAAGCAATATAAGCGTCGCATTCAGGGCAATGCAACCGATATGATGGATCTTATTCAGGCGGGAAACCTCGGGCTCATAAGAGCTGTAGAAAAATATGATCCAGCCAGGGGATATCGATTTTCAACTTATGGCTATTGGTGGATAAAGCAAGCCGTAAGTAGGTTTATGCAAGACCATGGCCATGCAATTCGTGTTCCACATTCTTTGACGATGCAGGCATCAAAAGCAACACGCCAAAAAGAAATAAAAAGCTGCTGCCAAGATGCTGAAGGACTGGTAAAGCCGGACACCCTGCAAGATAAAATAGTTGCAAGAGTCAGGCTGCTAAACTTCTATAATAAGATGGTTTCATTAGATCAATGTTTCAGTGGAGGTGAGACCGGAGAGCTGAGCCTAAAAGATCTGATCCCTGGGCCCAACGAAAATGAGATTAACGACGACTATCAATGGATACACCAATATCTTATCCAGCTTTCACATGAAGAATTAGAGGTTTTGATGCACCGTTTTTTTGGTGAAAAGCGAATCTCTCTTCTTGATATCTCAAAATCGATGGGGAAGACCAAGCATCGCATACAGGGAGTGGAACGGCGTGCTCTTAAGAAACTAAGAGCAGTAATCGAACCAGCTGTAAACCCGAAGTGA
- a CDS encoding ribbon-helix-helix domain-containing protein has translation MTFQTRNSGPWDQDSGTRPAFRKPRRISVTVPDQTYRQILECSNRQGRSVSNLAAFLLEMAIASEQKDCGSSRRAIQSQSSLLPARPSRST, from the coding sequence ATGACATTTCAAACCCGTAATTCTGGACCCTGGGACCAAGACAGTGGCACGCGACCTGCCTTCCGCAAACCCAGGCGCATCTCAGTAACAGTCCCCGATCAAACCTATCGCCAGATTCTGGAATGCAGCAATCGGCAAGGTCGTTCGGTCTCCAATTTGGCAGCCTTTCTGCTGGAAATGGCAATCGCCTCAGAACAAAAGGATTGCGGAAGCTCGAGAAGAGCAATACAGTCACAATCTTCACTTTTACCAGCCAGGCCATCAAGGTCGACATAG
- a CDS encoding glycosyltransferase family 2 protein — translation MLIGWLEVSLLVRWLLGWILALSLPSLPASTSLQQLTVSVLIPARNEAATLPNLLAALSCQILRPDEVIVVDDDSSDGTAAVARQSAGTLAIKVIQPPPLPEGWCGKTWALHHGVQASRGDILVFLDADTEPAPQFLQRLLAQHEQRGGLLSVQPYHRTEKPYEQLSLLFSLVGLMAVRLGPSCGVAFGPAMVSSRADYLRVGGHEAVADKVVEDWFLAHRYEQLGLPVSAWLGSDSIAYRMYPGGLADMVDGFDKNFATAAGEVRWPWMLAVLLWLSGLFWAAWCLPAALLGWPLVGTHAIGPNALIYGAFAVQLLLLSRRVGHFHWINLIFPIPVLFFLGVFIVAIFKLERGHVEWKGRRFKTR, via the coding sequence GTGTTAATTGGCTGGCTGGAGGTGTCGCTGCTAGTGCGCTGGCTGTTGGGCTGGATTCTGGCCTTGAGCCTGCCGTCCCTCCCGGCGAGCACATCGTTACAGCAGCTGACTGTATCTGTGCTGATACCTGCCCGTAACGAGGCAGCGACCCTGCCAAATCTGCTGGCGGCTCTTAGCTGCCAAATCCTCAGACCCGATGAAGTGATCGTGGTCGACGATGACTCCAGCGACGGCACCGCCGCCGTCGCCCGCCAGAGCGCTGGCACGCTTGCGATCAAGGTGATTCAGCCACCTCCTCTTCCCGAAGGGTGGTGCGGAAAGACCTGGGCTCTGCACCACGGTGTGCAGGCCAGCCGGGGGGATATTTTGGTTTTTCTCGACGCCGACACCGAGCCTGCCCCGCAGTTCCTGCAGCGGTTGCTCGCCCAACACGAGCAGCGAGGAGGGCTGCTGTCGGTACAGCCATATCACCGCACCGAGAAGCCTTACGAACAGCTCTCTCTGCTTTTCAGCCTGGTGGGGCTAATGGCGGTAAGGCTGGGGCCGAGCTGTGGGGTCGCCTTCGGTCCGGCGATGGTGAGCAGCCGGGCCGACTATCTGCGGGTCGGAGGCCATGAGGCAGTGGCTGACAAAGTGGTGGAGGATTGGTTCCTAGCCCATCGCTACGAGCAGCTGGGCCTGCCCGTGAGCGCCTGGCTCGGCAGCGATTCAATCGCTTATCGCATGTATCCGGGCGGTTTGGCCGACATGGTGGACGGCTTCGATAAGAACTTTGCAACGGCCGCCGGAGAAGTGCGCTGGCCCTGGATGCTGGCGGTGCTGCTGTGGCTGTCTGGTCTCTTCTGGGCCGCCTGGTGCCTGCCTGCCGCCTTGCTGGGCTGGCCACTGGTGGGGACCCACGCGATCGGCCCAAATGCTTTGATCTATGGAGCCTTTGCCGTGCAGTTGCTGCTGCTCAGCCGCCGGGTAGGACACTTCCATTGGATCAACCTGATCTTTCCGATCCCGGTGCTTTTCTTTCTAGGGGTGTTCATCGTCGCGATCTTCAAGCTCGAGCGAGGGCATGTTGAATGGAAGGGAAGGCGATTTAAAACCCGGTGA
- a CDS encoding Hsp20/alpha crystallin family protein — MSLIKWEPLNELEAMVDKAFNWPVLRNASPLTLGEWAPKVDISESDGTYRFQADVPGMKKDDISVALVGDTLVIQGQRQHEQEENKPHFHRLERSYGGFSRRFSLPDDADLNSVHAKCADGELIISIAKKDGALSPNATQIQIE, encoded by the coding sequence ATGAGCCTGATCAAATGGGAACCTTTGAACGAGTTGGAAGCCATGGTAGACAAGGCATTTAACTGGCCTGTACTACGTAATGCCTCCCCATTAACGCTTGGGGAATGGGCTCCAAAAGTTGATATAAGTGAAAGCGACGGAACCTATCGCTTCCAAGCTGATGTACCTGGAATGAAGAAAGATGATATCTCAGTCGCACTTGTTGGTGATACATTGGTGATCCAGGGCCAGCGACAACATGAACAGGAGGAAAACAAACCGCATTTCCACCGTTTGGAACGAAGCTATGGGGGATTCAGCCGTAGATTCTCCCTACCAGACGATGCAGACCTTAATTCTGTTCATGCAAAATGCGCAGATGGCGAATTGATTATCAGCATCGCCAAAAAAGATGGTGCCCTCAGCCCAAACGCCACCCAAATCCAGATCGAATAA
- a CDS encoding cupin domain-containing protein has product MGNARADDGHSAVALGVKVETLIRSDRSWNGDLLPKLNDIQAEVTVLRITVPAGVTLPRHLHPVINAGVLLQGNLRVESDDGASKSLQAGQALIEMVNKVHRGVSLGPEPAVVVVVYVAPKGSPITVPAASAPNGKPHKAADEIVTVRPLTSSSSKQKLKQFVGISGANSGARGLSMNRVVIPPGGQAAAHSHVGSESAIFLLAGRVKTFYGPCLERSVVNQTGDFIFIPAGVIHMPVNLSANEEAIAIVARNDANEQEHVELHAPPGKAGSAPGAPTCAAPGHK; this is encoded by the coding sequence ATGGGAAATGCGCGCGCCGATGACGGCCATAGCGCTGTTGCCCTGGGCGTGAAGGTAGAAACTTTAATCCGCAGCGATCGCTCCTGGAATGGGGATCTACTACCCAAGCTCAACGATATCCAAGCCGAAGTAACCGTGCTGCGCATCACGGTGCCTGCCGGGGTAACCCTGCCCCGCCATCTCCATCCGGTGATCAATGCCGGCGTGTTGCTGCAGGGAAACTTGCGAGTCGAAAGCGACGACGGCGCCAGCAAATCGCTGCAAGCGGGCCAGGCCCTAATCGAAATGGTGAACAAAGTGCACCGGGGAGTCAGCCTGGGTCCTGAGCCAGCGGTGGTCGTGGTGGTTTACGTGGCACCGAAGGGCAGCCCCATCACGGTGCCAGCGGCTTCTGCCCCCAACGGGAAGCCCCACAAGGCGGCGGACGAGATCGTCACCGTGCGGCCGCTGACAAGCAGCAGCAGCAAGCAGAAACTAAAACAGTTTGTGGGTATTTCCGGCGCCAACAGCGGTGCCCGCGGCCTGTCGATGAACAGGGTGGTGATTCCCCCTGGTGGGCAGGCAGCAGCGCATAGCCATGTGGGATCGGAATCGGCGATATTTTTGCTGGCTGGCCGCGTTAAAACCTTCTACGGGCCGTGCCTGGAGAGGTCGGTGGTCAACCAAACCGGCGACTTCATATTCATCCCAGCGGGCGTTATCCACATGCCGGTGAATCTCAGCGCCAATGAGGAGGCCATTGCAATCGTGGCCCGCAACGATGCCAACGAGCAAGAGCACGTGGAGCTGCACGCCCCTCCAGGCAAGGCCGGAAGCGCACCGGGTGCACCAACCTGTGCAGCACCAGGCCACAAATAG
- a CDS encoding photosystem II protein Y, translated as MDGRLILVVAPILLAASWAVFHIGRAAVGQLQLLLKRARA; from the coding sequence ATGGACGGTCGGCTGATTTTGGTGGTTGCTCCGATCCTGCTCGCCGCGAGCTGGGCCGTCTTCCATATCGGTCGTGCCGCCGTAGGACAGCTGCAACTGCTGCTCAAGCGCGCCCGCGCCTGA
- a CDS encoding beta-glucosidase gives MPAPPETHQQSIERRAQELLAQVSLAEKLALLEGDTDFWPGMVDIASRDASHVHPWPAGAVPRLGLAGLQFVDGPRGVVLKGGATTFPPPIARGACWDVDLEERIGEAMAREARSFGANWLAAVCVNLLRHPGWGRAQETYGEDPVLLGALGAAMTRGIQRHAVACVKHFALNSIDSSRFLVDVQVSERVLHELYLPHFRACVEAGAGSVMSAYNQVNGEWCGQHPALLNEILKLRWGFRGFVVTDFIFGVRDGVAAVRAGQDLEMPFRMIFAGCLAAAVADGRLPQQRLDDAVLRQLRAQLAVPPGSYPISLRGCAEHRALAREAATKSIVLLQNESAAAGPSAPPLLPLDPTRSLAVIGSLAAVANLGDRGSSDTRPEPGVVVTPLQGLQAGAAPGAVRYASGERLAEATALAASCDAALLVLGLDWRLEGEHIHPGDIAPILRQIPPPHPLLGRWWPPVARAIAAITSYGSARQGGDFAAGDRTNLELPAEQVALIEAVRAANPRTVVVLMGGGAILIEAWRRAVPAILLLWYPGERGGESLADVVFGQVSPSGRLPFAIPTSADHLPDFEPRAPQVRYDLWHGYRRLQRDGNPAAFPFGFGLSYSELRLSQAEAELQPNQIRLAVTAQNAGLLASEVVVQVYAEPPGVVLERPERSLVGFARAALQPGACRRLQLLIPLRQLAYFDEVSSHFWLEAGCHRLRVGQHSEDGGVLLEINCEAKDLGP, from the coding sequence ATGCCTGCGCCACCAGAGACTCACCAGCAGTCGATTGAGCGCCGGGCCCAAGAGCTGCTGGCCCAGGTCAGCCTTGCCGAGAAGCTGGCTCTTCTGGAGGGCGATACCGACTTTTGGCCAGGCATGGTCGATATCGCTAGCCGTGATGCTTCCCACGTCCATCCCTGGCCGGCGGGGGCGGTGCCGCGCCTGGGGCTAGCCGGTCTGCAGTTTGTTGATGGCCCGCGGGGGGTGGTGCTCAAGGGTGGGGCGACTACCTTCCCGCCGCCGATTGCCCGCGGTGCCTGCTGGGACGTGGATTTGGAGGAGCGGATCGGCGAGGCTATGGCCCGCGAGGCCCGCAGTTTTGGGGCCAACTGGCTTGCGGCGGTGTGCGTCAACCTGCTCCGCCACCCAGGCTGGGGCCGGGCCCAGGAGACCTACGGCGAAGATCCGGTGCTGCTCGGCGCCCTAGGGGCGGCGATGACCCGAGGCATCCAGCGCCACGCCGTGGCCTGCGTCAAGCATTTCGCCCTCAACTCGATTGACAGCTCCCGCTTCCTGGTGGACGTGCAGGTGAGTGAGCGGGTGCTGCACGAGCTCTACCTGCCCCACTTCCGCGCCTGCGTGGAGGCCGGGGCCGGCTCGGTTATGAGCGCCTACAACCAGGTGAATGGCGAGTGGTGCGGTCAGCACCCCGCGCTGCTCAACGAAATCCTCAAGCTGCGCTGGGGATTCAGGGGATTCGTGGTCACTGACTTCATCTTCGGGGTGCGCGATGGCGTTGCCGCGGTGCGGGCCGGCCAGGACCTGGAAATGCCCTTCCGCATGATTTTTGCCGGTTGCCTGGCGGCTGCCGTTGCCGATGGTCGGCTGCCCCAGCAGCGCTTGGATGACGCCGTGCTGCGCCAGCTGCGGGCGCAGCTCGCCGTGCCCCCGGGTTCCTATCCCATCAGCCTGCGCGGCTGCGCCGAGCACCGGGCCCTGGCCCGGGAGGCTGCCACCAAGTCGATCGTGCTGCTCCAAAACGAATCTGCAGCTGCAGGCCCGTCCGCCCCCCCCCTGTTGCCCCTGGATCCGACCCGCTCGCTGGCGGTGATCGGCAGCCTGGCCGCTGTCGCCAACCTGGGCGATCGCGGCTCTTCCGACACCCGGCCAGAGCCCGGCGTGGTGGTCACGCCCTTGCAGGGGCTGCAGGCAGGGGCTGCACCGGGGGCTGTGCGTTATGCCAGCGGTGAGCGCCTGGCTGAGGCCACTGCCCTGGCCGCCAGCTGTGACGCGGCCCTGCTGGTACTGGGCCTCGACTGGCGCCTGGAGGGGGAGCACATCCATCCCGGCGACATCGCGCCGATCCTGCGCCAGATACCGCCCCCCCATCCCCTGCTGGGGCGCTGGTGGCCGCCGGTGGCTCGGGCCATTGCCGCCATCACCAGCTACGGCTCGGCGCGTCAGGGGGGCGATTTCGCCGCCGGCGACCGCACCAACCTGGAGCTGCCCGCTGAGCAGGTGGCCTTGATCGAGGCCGTGCGGGCGGCAAACCCCCGCACAGTGGTGGTGTTGATGGGAGGTGGGGCAATCTTGATCGAGGCCTGGCGCCGTGCTGTGCCGGCGATCCTGCTGCTCTGGTATCCGGGTGAGCGGGGCGGTGAGTCCTTGGCCGACGTGGTGTTCGGCCAGGTGTCGCCCAGTGGCCGCCTGCCCTTCGCCATTCCCACCAGCGCCGACCACCTGCCTGATTTCGAGCCCCGGGCTCCCCAAGTGCGCTACGACCTCTGGCACGGCTACCGCCGCTTGCAGCGAGACGGCAATCCGGCTGCCTTCCCCTTCGGCTTTGGGCTCTCCTACTCAGAGCTGCGCCTCAGCCAGGCGGAGGCCGAGCTGCAGCCAAATCAAATTCGGCTGGCTGTAACTGCCCAAAATGCCGGCCTGCTGGCCAGTGAGGTTGTGGTGCAGGTGTACGCCGAACCGCCTGGGGTAGTGCTGGAGCGGCCTGAGCGCAGCCTGGTGGGCTTCGCTAGGGCGGCGCTGCAGCCAGGCGCCTGCCGGCGGCTTCAGCTGCTGATTCCGCTGCGTCAATTGGCCTATTTCGATGAAGTATCGAGCCACTTTTGGCTGGAGGCTGGCTGCCATCGCTTGCGGGTTGGCCAACACAGTGAAGATGGGGGGGTGCTGCTGGAGATCAATTGCGAGGCAAAGGATTTGGGCCCCTGA
- a CDS encoding diguanylate cyclase: MAIRVRRAWDHSLGGMGALEEGRSPVADRPATSATCKVEATTPVSNNGECAKIILRDSSFQRLIYLRHQYLAQHVLDVIWTMDFEGRFTYISPSVRVIRGWSPKELMNMPLDRQLTPESLKTLRTHLLRARNLAVIGCPVRIETQIEEYCKDGSTVWMDIKAAYAIDRFGKCCELVGISRDITKEKQLKDELLLEEQQHILLAEEIPQATWTMLVNGKIKFVSPSIKKLCGIAPAEFTRRGLAQIHPPDSLQRIQDYLSKINGLNGKCNSLATYRGELEYWCKDGSTAWAEVVAIPILNRDGRIKHLLGVSHDITKRRMYEEQLRLSIQNLSDLALKDGLTGVWNRRHLESLIGEAVANSDRYGDILTLVLCDIDCFKSINDCHGHLVGDQVLMEFAQRISSCLRDGDSFGRWGGEEFLVLLPRGDYRGASILAEKLRRCIADDQFSGAGKVTASFGVAQRYLNESALEWFRRVDEQLYNAKRSGRNCVMAAPTFANH, encoded by the coding sequence ATGGCCATCCGAGTAAGAAGGGCTTGGGATCACTCATTAGGGGGCATGGGTGCGCTAGAAGAAGGAAGAAGTCCTGTAGCAGATCGTCCTGCGACTTCTGCTACTTGCAAAGTTGAAGCGACCACACCAGTATCCAATAATGGTGAGTGTGCCAAGATAATTCTCAGGGATTCTAGCTTCCAGCGATTAATATATTTACGCCATCAATATCTAGCACAGCATGTGCTAGATGTTATTTGGACAATGGATTTCGAAGGAAGGTTTACTTATATTAGCCCTTCTGTACGTGTTATTCGTGGGTGGAGCCCTAAAGAACTTATGAATATGCCGCTGGATCGGCAGCTAACGCCAGAGTCGCTAAAGACCTTAAGAACTCATCTTTTGCGAGCTAGAAATCTAGCTGTCATCGGATGCCCAGTCCGGATAGAAACTCAGATTGAAGAGTACTGTAAGGATGGCAGCACAGTGTGGATGGATATCAAGGCTGCCTATGCCATTGATAGGTTTGGTAAATGTTGCGAGCTTGTGGGTATATCTCGTGATATCACCAAGGAGAAGCAACTGAAAGACGAGCTTCTGCTTGAAGAACAGCAGCACATTCTGCTTGCTGAGGAAATTCCTCAAGCAACATGGACTATGCTTGTAAATGGAAAAATTAAGTTTGTCAGTCCTTCAATTAAAAAGCTATGCGGTATTGCCCCGGCTGAGTTTACACGGAGAGGATTGGCTCAAATTCATCCACCAGATTCTCTGCAAAGAATACAAGATTATCTAAGTAAGATTAATGGATTGAACGGTAAGTGTAATTCTTTGGCGACCTATCGCGGCGAGCTGGAGTATTGGTGTAAGGATGGATCTACTGCCTGGGCTGAGGTCGTTGCCATCCCCATCTTAAACAGAGATGGTCGAATTAAGCACCTTTTGGGTGTTAGCCATGATATTACAAAACGTAGGATGTATGAAGAGCAACTTCGTCTTTCTATCCAGAATCTTAGTGACTTGGCCCTAAAAGATGGCCTGACAGGCGTATGGAACCGCCGACATCTTGAATCTTTAATAGGTGAGGCTGTTGCCAACTCAGATCGCTATGGCGATATCCTTACACTTGTGCTTTGTGATATAGATTGCTTTAAGTCTATAAATGATTGCCATGGTCATTTGGTTGGAGATCAGGTATTGATGGAATTTGCCCAGCGAATTTCTTCCTGTCTGCGAGATGGTGATAGCTTTGGTCGTTGGGGTGGCGAAGAGTTCTTGGTCTTGCTTCCCCGTGGCGATTACCGTGGTGCAAGTATTCTTGCAGAGAAGCTTCGCCGTTGCATAGCTGATGACCAATTCTCGGGCGCTGGCAAAGTTACTGCAAGCTTTGGAGTGGCTCAGCGGTATTTGAATGAATCTGCGCTTGAATGGTTTAGACGAGTAGATGAACAATTGTATAATGCTAAGCGTTCAGGTCGTAATTGTGTAATGGCTGCACCAACATTCGCTAACCATTGA
- a CDS encoding molecular chaperone DnaJ, whose product MKDSGYIAAELMPQTMQANLTGLVATRSPRAAAAPAEETSQSQRGFGGSGQSKARRKGGKKRSPALSKADWGPLGKHPDLDAIVARQRLHLPLAGRIGADDVNRAWKSAAAEHHPDRGGSHDTMQRVNGARDLLLGRSTVVERSD is encoded by the coding sequence ATGAAGGACAGTGGATATATCGCGGCAGAGCTGATGCCCCAGACCATGCAAGCCAATTTGACCGGTCTGGTGGCGACCCGATCGCCGCGGGCCGCCGCCGCGCCGGCAGAAGAGACAAGCCAGTCCCAGCGGGGATTCGGTGGATCGGGCCAAAGCAAGGCACGACGCAAAGGAGGCAAAAAGCGCAGCCCCGCGCTGAGCAAAGCGGACTGGGGCCCTTTGGGTAAGCATCCCGATCTTGATGCGATCGTGGCGCGTCAGCGATTGCACCTGCCCCTGGCCGGGCGCATCGGCGCCGACGACGTCAACCGGGCTTGGAAGAGCGCCGCCGCCGAACACCACCCAGACCGCGGTGGCAGTCACGACACGATGCAACGGGTAAATGGGGCGCGGGATCTGCTGCTAGGCCGCAGCACCGTGGTGGAAAGGTCAGATTGA
- a CDS encoding PilZ domain-containing protein, whose protein sequence is MVNDSQPPFRAPGRDRRGESDRRAARRDASKGSDRRGTPRRAYVRRPAPLGSGALQGELVGSDGVRCIIKVWDLGEGGVCVFTQSTIESLTGDSFTLTIFDHYERLDHRMEARLAWRTQEGITFFLGLAFETPIESGLFYERYLAPSQR, encoded by the coding sequence ATGGTCAATGACAGCCAACCTCCCTTCCGAGCACCGGGCCGGGACCGCCGCGGCGAAAGCGATCGCCGAGCAGCACGCCGGGATGCCAGCAAGGGTTCGGACCGTCGTGGCACTCCCCGCCGGGCCTACGTCCGCCGTCCTGCCCCCCTTGGAAGTGGCGCTCTCCAAGGGGAGCTAGTGGGCAGCGACGGGGTGCGCTGCATTATCAAGGTCTGGGATTTGGGGGAAGGCGGAGTGTGCGTTTTCACCCAGAGCACCATCGAAAGCCTAACGGGCGACAGCTTCACGCTGACAATTTTTGATCACTACGAACGTCTCGACCACCGTATGGAAGCCCGGCTGGCTTGGCGCACCCAGGAGGGCATCACCTTTTTTCTCGGACTGGCCTTTGAAACGCCGATTGAATCTGGCCTTTTTTACGAGCGTTATCTCGCCCCTAGCCAGCGATGA
- a CDS encoding gamma carbonic anhydrase family protein has product MSVFPWPKPQIHAEAWVAETAVVIGDVQLAAGVSLWPTAVARGDVCSIVVGEGSNVQDGAVLHGDPDQPVIIGADVTIGHRAVVHGATLKDGCLIGIGAIVLNGVTVGEEALVAAGSVVTRDVPAGVLVMGAPAQVKRELTAEARAEQRQHARRYRQLADAHAQANG; this is encoded by the coding sequence ATGAGCGTCTTTCCCTGGCCCAAACCCCAGATCCACGCCGAGGCCTGGGTGGCCGAAACGGCCGTTGTAATCGGCGATGTGCAGCTAGCGGCAGGAGTCAGTCTTTGGCCCACTGCCGTCGCCCGTGGCGACGTCTGTTCGATCGTGGTGGGTGAGGGCAGCAACGTGCAAGACGGAGCAGTGCTGCATGGCGACCCCGATCAGCCTGTAATCATCGGCGCCGATGTGACCATCGGCCATCGGGCTGTGGTGCATGGCGCCACCCTGAAAGACGGCTGCCTGATCGGCATCGGCGCCATCGTGCTCAATGGCGTCACCGTGGGAGAGGAGGCCCTGGTGGCCGCCGGATCGGTGGTGACTCGCGACGTACCAGCTGGAGTCCTGGTCATGGGAGCCCCGGCCCAGGTGAAGCGAGAGCTCACGGCTGAGGCCCGGGCCGAGCAGCGCCAGCACGCCCGCCGCTACCGCCAGCTCGCTGATGCGCATGCCCAGGCGAACGGATGA
- a CDS encoding ribbon-helix-helix domain-containing protein: MNDQIRILQRQPRRISITLSYHVHEALIRRSDEEGRSVSNLCAFLLEDSLKDQREFASILSKDHVVDGLSLNKLMFDGETAPNRFHRRS; encoded by the coding sequence ATGAATGATCAGATTCGGATTCTTCAGCGACAGCCACGTAGAATATCAATTACCCTGAGTTACCATGTCCACGAAGCTTTAATAAGAAGGTCAGACGAGGAAGGGCGTTCAGTTTCCAACCTTTGTGCCTTCCTGCTTGAGGATTCATTGAAGGATCAAAGAGAATTTGCGAGCATCCTCAGCAAAGACCATGTAGTTGATGGTCTATCACTCAACAAGCTGATGTTTGACGGAGAAACCGCTCCTAATCGTTTTCATCGGCGATCGTAA
- a CDS encoding ribbon-helix-helix domain-containing protein translates to MDKIAFRKPRRISITVPENVYNKLAETSALEGRSVSNLAAYLLENILLLQSITAEKVDKVDRRSQNRRSSEMIKTEFTPTFKQL, encoded by the coding sequence GTGGATAAGATCGCATTTCGCAAGCCACGGCGTATTTCTATTACGGTGCCTGAAAATGTCTATAATAAATTAGCTGAGACCAGCGCCCTCGAGGGACGCTCCGTATCCAATCTGGCGGCATATTTGCTAGAAAATATTCTTTTACTTCAGTCAATCACGGCCGAAAAGGTCGATAAGGTTGACAGGAGAAGTCAAAATCGAAGAAGCTCGGAAATGATAAAGACAGAGTTTACGCCTACGTTCAAGCAGCTCTGA